The proteins below come from a single Stomoxys calcitrans chromosome 1, idStoCalc2.1, whole genome shotgun sequence genomic window:
- the LOC106086826 gene encoding POC1 centriolar protein homolog produces MSKLNAEFADPCLERHFTGHRNAITQIRFNPEGTRLATSSLDATVILWDLKQAARCIRFAAHTESVYGVSWSPRSNLVASCSKDRTVKIWEPKLKGVSGDFLAHGKPVRSVDFDPTGTMLVTSSDDKSLKLWKVATRKFVTSFACHTNWVRSAKFSPCGQMVASCGDDKTLRIYDINSGQCVRSFTEEKGMGRQLAWHPDGNMIAVGMTCHRVKIFDLVAQQLIQLYQVHAGPVNDLAFHPNGKFLVTCSDDETMKILDLLEGRPVYTLTGHTGSVTAVAFNHDGSRFATSGNDRQLLIWKSNLHTYDIASYEAKVTGEASLSESGIEPHATTSTTTATNASDQSILIDPRQSVAYKHRDKNFQVLDSDYTGHEYEHEQHQRNYGTPTETVYPNTSSTKNKNDTQSHSSSSLLQLPKILQSESLSHNNHFPFATDKRMPDHSHSSSKYF; encoded by the exons ATGAGCAAACTTAATGCGGAATTTGCAGATCCTTGTCTTGAAAGACATTTTACGGGACATCGAAACGCAATAACGCAGATTCGATTTAATCCGGAGGGCACAAGGTTAGCCACAAGCTCTTTGG ATGCAACTGTTATTTTGTGGGACTTAAAACAAGCTGCCAGGTGCATAAGATTTGCAGCACATACAGAATCAGTGTATGGTGTCAGTTGGTCACCCCGTTCTAATTTAGTGGCGTCATGTTCTAAGGATAGAACAGTTAAGATATGGGAACCAAAACTAAAGGGAGTTTCGGGAGATTTCCTTGCTCATGGTAAACCTGTAAGATCGGTGGATTTCGATCCCACTGGAACTATGCTGGTAACTTCTTCAGACGACAAGAGTTTAAAACTATGGAAAGTTGCCACCCGAAAGTTTGTAACATCATTTGCCTGTCACACAAATTGGGTGAGATCAGCTAAATTTAGCCCTTGTGGTCAAATGGTCGCCTCATGTGGCGATGATAAAACTTTGCGCATTTACGATATTAATTCCGGACAGTGTGTTCGTAGCTTCACTGAGGAAAAGGGTATGGGACGTCAATTAGCCTGGCATCCTGATGGAAATATGATAGCAGTGGGCATGACATGCCATCGAGTGAaaatattcgatttggttgcCCAACAACTGATACAGTTATATCAAGTGCATGCAGGACCAGTAAATGATTTGGCCTTCCACCCAAATGGCAAGTTTTTGGTTACATGCAGTGACGATGAGACAATGAAAATATTAGACTTGCTCGAAGGCCGTCCGGTTTACACATTAACCGGTCATACTGGGAGTGTTACGGCAGTAGCTTTTAATCATGATGGTTCCCGTTTTGCAACATCTGGGAATGATAGACAA CTTCTTATATGGAAATCTAATCTACACACCTACGACATTGCCTCATATGAGGCTAAAGTAACTGGTGAGGCCAGTCTTAGCGAAAGTGGAATTGAGCCTCATGCCACAACTTCTACGACAACTGCAACAAATGCCAGTGATCAATCCATACTTATTGATCCTAGACAATCTGTGGCCTACAAACATAGAGATAAAAATTTCCAGGTGCTTGATAGTGACTATACCGGACATGAATATGAGCACGAACAGCATCAACGAAACTATGGAACACCTACTGAAACGGTATATCCTAACACATCCTCTACAAAGAACAAAAACGACACCCAAAGCCACAGCAGTTCTTCTTTGTTGCAattaccaaaaattttgcaaagtgaAAGTCTTAGTCACAACAATCATTTCCCATTTGCAACCGATAAACGTATGCCTGACCATTCTCATAGTAGTTCAaaatacttttga